Proteins from a genomic interval of Callospermophilus lateralis isolate mCalLat2 chromosome 1, mCalLat2.hap1, whole genome shotgun sequence:
- the Nacad gene encoding NAC-alpha domain-containing protein 1, giving the protein MPGEAARAELPLPEASGPGPRTELSCDAAAATILREDRREPHALIPEPSSLTLTFLPSKPGARPQPEGASWDAVPGGAPSAWADPAEGSPNPTLLSEGPLPQALPDEGQPPEALLTKGPLPATLEPRIVMGEETCQAPQSPRAGLPVLRDQEGGLTDLYPPPELYSQGDPPVPSPPPDPDSYFTPPSTPTKTTYILLPSHGPHRDTWDPEDERLDELLDSPPASPSGSYITADGDSWTSSPSCSLSLLAPAEGLDFPSDWGLSPQGSVADEQEPHPTVPPESLSSESSLSADSSSSWDQEGHFFDLDFLANDPMIPAALLPFQGSLIFQVEAVEVTPLPPEEEEVAANVPAPDGDLAGEGEEDSTSASFLQSLSDLSIIEGMDEAFAFRDDTSAASSDSDSASYAGADDDRLYSGEPHAQPSALLQDSAQKTEQEHRRGTAFWSPEAIRTVTNPQVSEGEAHLAHSQESTSEMEEGLALSQESETTVTPHALQAALGLQMEAASRVPPQVGEEEADSTTGQAPATRALPQLSKEVMSATLGQEPIIVEPQLVLQEAASPTLYTEPPENSKEEDGDIPSGLEPIVAATPGPQQAEESITIPQDSPETELPPLQHVDTTLGLESVARAIIEPQQAEECVTIPQNYIETELPPGQDADATSGLESVAGAITEPQQTEECVTIPQDSPETELPPLQDASPTSGLEPVATTTPGPQQVEESVTVPQDSPETIFPPPQDTDPTLGLEPLAEATPGLQQAEECLTILQDSPETELPPLQHAGPTSGLESVAGAITETQQVEESVTVPQDSPETAFPPLQDTDPTSGLEPLAEATPGLQQAEESVTISQDSPETELPPLQDADPTSGLEPVATATPRPQQAEECLTILQDSPETELPPLQDAGPTSGLEPVATATPGPQQAEECVTISQDSLETALPPLQDADPTSGLEPVAIATPGPQQAEENTHGAPGNKLMASVTQQELGLALELRPEPGEHDAGPDGEPEPSALNQTQKDGPEPTAKTGTPWAPREETGPTLGLEAPGPPEPASGTGKEVAMDLSAPEGEICLEAYVYVGDGAKTHSPPKEALGAKNKRGVGPKPPAQEGGPASVPQGVREAPKACPTACPEVTQAQTLSPVKKGRGLSSKATLEPRLPLAVAKEARLSSGPKSPAKAASRLDRDFPKELTPSVSPSQWLEPSLGLGNGKQPQRVPGMLKSSPLQLPENPARGRPSTPQNRLSDPDPSDPGVLAGEAPLALGPPNSRLCQNLQEDSVEGEELPASRGLHLSRAVAQGATAADAASGNTQPLGTGQQISLSRHHPLLIPKVAPTDAKDLVKDPASQISPPSQVPPPSGTQSPSSPQGLPALEQQEDEDSLEEDSPRALGSGQHSDSHGESSAELDEQDISAPQMVQCPSQAPTGSSEETIAKAKQSRSEKKARKAMSKLGLRQIQGVTRITIQKSKNILFVIAKPDVFKSPASDTYVVFGEAKIEDLSQQVHKAAAEKFKVPSESSALVPESAPGPRVRPECEEEEEEEDEEEVDEAGLELRDIELVMAQANVSRAKAVRALRDNHSDIVNAIMELTM; this is encoded by the exons AGCTCTCCTGTGATGCAGCTGCTGCCACCATCCTGAGAGAGGATCGGCGGGAGCCCCATGCCTTGATCCCAGAGCCCAGCTCCCTGACCCTCACGTTCCTGCCCAGCAAGCCAGGTGCCCGGCCCCAGCCTGAGGGAGCCAGCTGGGATGCAGTGCCTGGTGGGGCCCCTTCAGCCTGGGCAGACCCAGCGGAAGGCAGCCCAAATCCAACACTCCTCTCCGAGGGCCCCCTCCCCCAGGCTTTGCCTGATGAGGGTCAGCCCCCTGAGGCTCTGCTCACTAAGggccctctccctgccaccctgGAGCCCCGGATTGTGATGGGCGAGGAGACATGCCAGGCACCCCAGTCACCCAGGGCAGGCCTACCAGTGCTCAGGGATCAGGAGGGTGGGCTCACCGACCTGTACCCACCTCCCGAGCTGTATTCTCAGGGTGATCCTCCTGTGCCTTCCCCTCCCCCAGACCCTGATTCCTACTTCACCCCTCCCTCCACTCCCACCAAGACAACCTACATCCTGCTTCCCAGCCATGGGCCCCATAGGGACACCTGGGACCCAGAGGATGAGCGGCTGGATGAGCTGCTGGACTCCCCACCTGCCTCGCCCTCAGGCTCATACATcacggcagatggggacagctggACCTCATCGCCATCCTGTTCCCTCAGCCTGCTGGCTCCAGCTGAAGGGCTGGACTTCCCCTCAGACTGGGGCCTCTCCCCGCAGGGGTCTGTAGCAGATGAACAAGAGCCCCATCCCACTGTGCCTCCCGAATCCCTATCTTCTGAGTCTAGTCTTTCAGCAGACAGTAGCTCTTCCTGGGACCAGGAGGGCCACTTCTTCGACCTGGACTTCCTAGCCAATGATCCAATGATCCCTGCAGCCCTCCTGCCCTTCCAGGGCAGCCTCATCTTCCAGGTGGAGGCAGTGGAGGTGACACCACTGCCcccagaagaggaggaggtggcagCTAATGTTCCTGCTCCAGATGGGGACCTGGCCGGAGAGGGTGAGGAGGATAGCACATCTGCCTCCTTCCTGCAGTCACTATCTGACCTGTCCATCATTGAGGGCATGGATGAGGCCTTTGCCTTCCGGGATGACACCTCTGCGGCCTCCTCTGACTCGGACTCAGCCTCCTATGCAGGGGCAGATGATGACAGGCTGTATAGTGGGGAACcccatgcccagcccagtgccctgctgCAGGACAGTGCCCAGAAGACAGAGCAGGAGCATAGAAGGGGGACTGCTTTCTGGAGCCCAGAGGCCATCAGAACAGTAACCAACCCTCAGGTCTCAGAGGGAGAGGCTCATCTCGCCCACAGCCAGGAATCAACTTCAGAAATGGAAGAAGGCCTTGCTTTAAGTCAAGAGTCTGAAACTACTGTGACTCCTCATGCTCTGCAGGCAGCCCTAGGCCTTCAGATGGAGGCGGCTTCCAGGGTGCCCCCTCAGGTTGGTGAAGAAGAAGCTGACTCTACCACTGGACAAGCACCTGCCACCAGGGcactgcctcagctttccaaggaGGTGATGAGTGCTACCTTAGGTCAGGAGCCCATCATTGTAGAACCACAACTAGTTCTTCAAGAAGCAGCAAGTCCCACCTTGTACACAGAGCCTCCTGAGAACTCAAAGGAAGAGGACGGAGATATCCCCTCAG GCCTAGAGCCTATAGTGGCAGCCACACCAGGGCCTCAGCAGGCTGAAGAGAGTATCACTATACCCCAGGACTCCCCTGAAACAGAACTTCCACCCCTGCAACATGTGGATACCACCTTAGGCCTGGAATCTGTGGCTAGGGCCATAATAGAGCCCCAACAGGCTGAAGAGTGTGTCACCATACCCCAGAATTACATTGAGACAGAACTTCCACCTGGGCAAGATGCAGATGCCACCTCAGGCCTGGAATCTGTGGCTGGGGCCATAACAGAGCCCCAGCAGACTGAAGAGTGTGTCACCATACCCCAGGACTCCCCTGAGACAGAACTTCCACCCCTGCAAGATGCAAGTCCCACCTCGGGCCTAGAGCCTGTGGCTACAACCACACCAGGGCCCCAGCAGGTTGAAGAGAGTGTCACTGTACCCCAGGACTCCCCTGAGACAATATTTCCACCCCCGCAAGATACAGatcccaccttgggcctagaaccTCTGGCTGAAGCCACACCAGGGCTTCAGCAGGCTGAAGAGTGTCTCACCATACTCCAGGACTCCCCTGAGACAGAACTTCCACCCCTGCAACATGCAGGTCCCACCTCAGGACTGGAGTCTGTGGCTGGGGCCATAACAGAGACCCAGCAGGTTGAAGAGAGTGTCACTGTACCCCAGGACTCCCCTGAGACAGCATTTCCACCCCTGCAAGATACAGATCCCACCTCAGGCCTAGAACCTCTGGCTGAAGCCACACCAGGGCTTCAGCAGGCTGAAGAGAGTGTTACCATATCCCAGGACTCTCCTGAGACAGAACTTCCACCCCTGCAAGATGCAGATCCCACCTCAGGCCTAGAGCCTGTGGCTACAGCCACACCACGGCCCCAGCAGGCTGAAGAGTGTCTCACCATACTCCAGGACTCCCCTGAGACAGAACTTCCACCCCTGCAAGATGCAGGTCCCACCTCAGGCCTAGAGCCTGTGGCTACAGCCACACCAGGGCCCCAGCAG GCTGAAGAGTGTGTCACCATATCCCAGGACTCCCTTGAGACAGCACTTCCACCCCTGCAAGATGCAGATCCCACCTCAGGCCTAGAGCCTGTGGCTATAGCCACACCAGGGCCCCAGCAGGCTGAAGAGA ACACCCATGGGGCCCCAGGGAATAAGCTCATGGCTTCTGTGACCCAGCAGGAATTAGGTCTGGCCTTAGAACTAAGGCCAGAGCCTGGGGAGCATGATGCAGGCCCTGATGGAGAGCCAGAGCCTTCAGCCTTGAACCAGACCCAAAAGGATGGCCCAGAACCAACTGCAAAGACTGGAACTCCTTGGGCCCCAAGGGAAGAGACAGGTCCCACCTTAGGCCTGGAGGCCCCTGGTCCCCCTGAACCTGCCTCTGGCACTGGAAAAGAAGTAGCTATGGacctttcagcacctgagggggaAATATGTCTTGAAGCCTATGTGTACGTGGGTGATGGGGCCAAGACCCATTCGCCTCCAAAGGAGGCCCTGGGGGCTAAGAACAAGAGGGGTGTAGGCCCCAAGCCACCAGCACAGGAAGGTGGGCCTGCATCAGTGCCCCAAGGTGTGAGAGAGGCTCCCAAGGCATGTCCTACTGCCTGCCCTGAGGTCACACAGGCACAGACCCTGAGCCCAGTCAAGAAAGGAAGGGGTCTGAGCAGCAAGGCCACCCTGGAACCCAGACTTCCCTTAGCTGTGGCCAAAGAGGCCAGGCTAAGTTCAGGCCCAAAGTCCCCAGCAAAGGCTGCATCCAGGCTGGACagggacttccctaaagagcttaCCCCTTCTGTATCACCTTCCCAGTGGTTGGAGCCTTCGCTAGGCCTGGGCAATGGAAAGCAGCCCCAGAGAGTACCTGGTATGCTCAAATCCTCCCCACTACAACTCCCAGAAAACCCTGCCAGGGGCCGGCCTAGTACACCTCAAAACAGGCTCTCAGACCCTGACCCCTCTGATCCTGGTGTTCTTGCTGGGGAAGCCCCACTGGCCCTGGGACCCCCTAACTCTCGCTTGTGCCAGAACCTGCAGGAAGACTCTGTGGAGGGTGAGGAGCTACCAGCCTCTCGGGGCCTTCACCTGTCTCGGGCAGTAGCCCAGGGGGCCACTGCTGCTGATGCTGCCTCAGGAAATACCCAGCCTCTGGGGACTGGGCAGCAGATCAGCCTCTCCCGCCATCACCCACTCCTCATCCCCAAGGTGGCCCCCACGGATGCCAAAGACCTGGTCAAAGACCCGGCCTCTCAGATCTCGCCACCCAGCCAAGTGCCTCCTCCCTCTGGGACCCAGAGCCCATCGAGCCCTCAAGGGCTCCCAGCCCTAGAACAGCAAGAGGACGAGGACagcctggaagaag ACTCACCTCGGGCCCTGGGCTCAGGCCAGCACTCGGATAGTCACGGGGAGTCGTCAGCGGAGTTGGACGAGCAGGACATCTCAGCGCCTCAGATGGTGCAGTGCCCATCCCAG GCCCCAACAGGCAGCAGTGAGGAGACCATCGCCAAAGCCAAGCAGAGTCGCAGTGAAAAGAAGGCTCGAAAA GCAATGTCAAAACTGGGCTTGCGGCAGATTCAGGGAGTCACCAGGATCACTATCCAGAAGTCCAAGAACATCCTCTTTGTCATCGCCAAGCCTGATGTCTTCAAGAGCCCCGCCTCAGACACCTATGTGGTCTTTGGCGAGGCCAAG ATTGAGGACCTATCCCAGCAAGTGCACAAAGCTGCAGCAGAGAAGTTCAAGGTGCCCTCGGAGTCCTCAGCCCTGGTCCCTGAGTCGGCACCTGGACCCCGGGTGAGGCCAGAGtgtgaggaagaggaagaggaggaggacgaGGAGGAG GTGGACGAGGCAGGCTTAGAGCTGCGTGACATTGAGCTGGTGATGGCCCAGGCCAATGTGTCCAGGGCCAAGGCTGTGCGGGCTCTAAGGGACAACCACAGTGACATCGTCAATGCCATCATG GAACTGACAATGTAG
- the Ccm2 gene encoding cerebral cavernous malformations 2 protein isoform X3 encodes MEEEGKKGKKYLGQLTSIPGYLNPSSRTEILHFIDNAKRAHLLPGHLTQEHDAVLSLSAYNVKLAWRDGEDIILRVPIHDIAAVSYVRDDAAHLVVLKTAQDPGISPSQSLCAESSRGLSSGSLSESAVGPVEACCLVILAAESKVAAEELCSLLGQVFQIVYTESTIDFLDRAIFDGASTPTHHLSLHSDDSSTKVDIKETYDAEASTFCFSDSVDASGLPPLSFCMQASPHGKTVSESELSTSATELLQDYMQTLRTKLSSQEIQQFAALLHEYRNGASIHEFCISLRQLYGDSRKFLLLGLRPFIPEKDSQHFENFLETIGVKDGRGIITDSFGRHRRALSTTSTSTTNGNRATGSPDDRSAPSEGDEWDRMISDISSDIEALGCSMDQDSV; translated from the exons TATTTAGGTCAGTTAACATCTATACCAGGATACCTGAATCCCTCCAGTAGGACTGAAATCCTGCATTTCATAGACAATGCAAAG CGAGCCCACCTGCTTCCTGGACACCTGACCCAGGAACACGATGCTGTGCTCAGCCTGTCTGCCTACAATGTCAAGCTGGCCTGGAGGGACGGGGAGGACATCATCCTCAGGGTGCCCATCCACGACATTGCTGCTGTCTCCTATGTCCGAGATGATGCCGCACACCTGGTGGTCTTAAAGACGG CCCAGGATCCGGGTATCTCCCCAAGCCAGAGTCTGTGTGCGGAAAGTTCCAGAGGCCTCAGTTCAGGCTCCCTGTCGGAGAGTGCAGTGGGGCCAGTGGAAGCATGCTGCCTGGTCATCCTGGCTGCAGAGAGCAAG GTTGCCGCTGAAGAGCTATGCTCCCTGCTTGGTCAGGTCTTCCAGATTGTTTACACGGAGTCCACCATCGACTTTCTGGACCGAGCAATATTTGATGGGGCCtctacacccacccaccacttatCCCTGCACAGCG ATGACTCTTCCACAAAAGTGGATATTAAGGAGACCTACGATGCAGAAGCCAGCACCTT CTGCTTCTCTGACTCTGTGGATGCTAGTGGCCTGCCGCCCTTGTCCTTCTGCATGCAGGCATCACCCCATGGCAAGACTGTCAGTGAGAGTGAGTTGAGCACCAGTGCCACAGAGCTGCTACAGGACTACATGCAGACG CTGCGCACTAAGCTGTCGTCACAGGAGATCCAGCAGTTTGCTGCGCTGCTGCATGAGTACCGCAATGGGGCCTCCATTCATGAGTTTTGTATTAGCCTACGGCAGCTCTATGGAGACAGTCGCAAGTTCCTGCTGCTTG GTCTGAGGCCCTTCATCCCAGAGAAGGACAGCCAGCACTTCGAGAACTTCCTAGAGACCATTGGTGTGAAAGATGGCCGTGGCATCATCACTGACAGCTTTGGCAGGCACCGGCGGGCCCTGAGCACCACCTCCACCTCTACCACCAATGGGAACAGGGCCACAGGCAGTCCTGATGACCGGTCAGCACCCTCAGAGGGGGATGAATGGGACCGCATGATCTCAGACATCAGTAGTGACATCGAGGCGTTGGGCTGCAGCATGGACCAGGATTCAGTGTGA